A genomic segment from Gracilimonas sediminicola encodes:
- the tsaD gene encoding tRNA (adenosine(37)-N6)-threonylcarbamoyltransferase complex transferase subunit TsaD, which translates to MNILGIESSCDDTSAAVLTAEGIKSNVIASQSIHLKFGGVVPELASRAHQKTITQTVNQALKEAELSLDEVDAVAVTQGPGLLGSLLVGTCFAKGLSLSRNIPLIGINHMDAHIYANFIDHSPEFPLVALTVSGGHTQLVHVQSAFEHEIIGQTRDDAAGEAFDKIGKLLGLPYPAGPHMDRLAKDGDPKFHKFPQALLQEGLDFSFSGLKTSVLYYLQDKEEDWIQEHMNDICASVSFAIAEVLVKKLKRAIKKTGVKTVLLAGGVSANSMLREKSEKMAREMGVQLFSPKISYCTDNAAMIAITGKMKAEAGQFDDLDMVPYASL; encoded by the coding sequence ATGAATATACTCGGAATTGAATCCTCTTGTGATGATACCTCAGCGGCGGTTTTAACGGCTGAAGGAATTAAATCGAATGTGATTGCCTCGCAGTCTATACACCTCAAATTCGGGGGAGTGGTACCGGAGCTGGCATCGCGGGCTCATCAAAAAACTATTACGCAAACCGTAAACCAGGCTTTGAAAGAAGCAGAGCTTTCGCTGGATGAAGTGGATGCCGTTGCCGTAACCCAGGGCCCCGGATTGCTGGGTTCATTGTTGGTTGGAACCTGTTTTGCCAAAGGACTTTCCCTTTCCCGAAACATCCCACTGATTGGGATTAACCATATGGATGCCCACATCTATGCCAACTTCATCGACCACAGCCCTGAGTTTCCGTTAGTGGCGCTTACGGTGTCGGGCGGGCATACACAGCTGGTGCATGTGCAATCGGCCTTTGAGCACGAAATTATCGGGCAGACACGGGATGATGCCGCCGGAGAGGCTTTCGATAAAATCGGTAAGCTGCTTGGGCTGCCGTATCCGGCCGGGCCTCACATGGATCGTTTGGCTAAAGACGGGGACCCTAAGTTCCATAAATTTCCACAAGCTTTGCTTCAGGAGGGATTGGATTTCAGCTTCTCGGGTTTAAAAACCAGTGTATTGTATTATCTGCAGGATAAAGAGGAGGACTGGATTCAGGAGCACATGAATGATATATGCGCCAGCGTTTCCTTTGCGATTGCTGAAGTGTTGGTGAAAAAGTTAAAACGCGCAATTAAGAAAACCGGGGTTAAAACAGTGCTGTTGGCCGGTGGAGTGTCGGCGAATTCCATGCTGAGAGAAAAATCAGAAAAAATGGCCAGGGAAATGGGTGTTCAGCTGTTCTCTCCAAAAATTAGCTATTGCACCGATAACGCAGCCATGATTGCCATCACCGGAAAAATGAAAGCCGAAGCCGGTCAGTTTGATGATCTGGATATGGTTCCCTACGCTTCGCTTTAA
- a CDS encoding DUF1566 domain-containing protein, producing the protein MSYRLICFILFLFSGLVISCNSSSSVEEKKIEAIKILSTEVRYLKTRSVNLFTTFSINEPYYSNYTKFNSSYGYQIFISVDSLPDETNNIEFADATDMEGLVYYNKEKNEGIISNVIYELSPGTEYFYRIKALFKQYGDSFEKYSESKKFNTEDQLYEQGGIVFYDKGEYSDGWRYLVAAPPNWYNGEIDPKAEWGCNSVLIGTYSGENGLENTQAINNAECDDSKNGKPAYKLALELELNGFDDWYLPSIRELRKLYQFKNGGLVGGLDNETYWSSNEHAVDSLRAVIMISWGDEDTDSKTDEHRVRPIRRY; encoded by the coding sequence ATGAGTTACCGTCTTATCTGTTTTATACTTTTCCTTTTTTCGGGCTTAGTCATAAGCTGCAATTCATCGTCATCGGTTGAAGAGAAAAAAATAGAAGCCATTAAAATTTTATCGACCGAGGTAAGGTATTTAAAGACACGGTCGGTGAATTTATTTACGACCTTCAGCATCAATGAACCTTATTATTCAAATTATACAAAGTTTAATTCTAGCTACGGGTACCAAATATTTATTTCTGTTGACAGTTTGCCGGATGAAACAAATAATATCGAGTTTGCTGATGCAACAGATATGGAGGGATTGGTTTACTACAATAAAGAAAAAAATGAAGGTATCATTAGTAATGTAATCTATGAACTGAGCCCCGGAACTGAATATTTTTACCGCATTAAGGCTCTATTTAAGCAATATGGTGATAGTTTTGAAAAGTATTCAGAATCAAAAAAATTTAATACAGAGGATCAGCTATATGAACAAGGCGGTATTGTATTCTATGATAAAGGAGAGTACTCGGATGGATGGAGGTATTTAGTTGCTGCACCACCAAACTGGTACAATGGGGAGATTGACCCAAAGGCAGAATGGGGTTGTAATTCAGTTTTAATTGGTACTTATTCCGGAGAAAATGGATTGGAAAACACACAAGCTATAAATAATGCTGAGTGCGATGATTCAAAAAATGGTAAACCAGCTTACAAACTAGCTCTGGAGCTGGAATTAAATGGGTTTGATGATTGGTATTTACCATCCATCAGAGAATTGAGAAAACTCTATCAATTTAAAAACGGTGGCTTAGTGGGTGGTTTAGATAATGAAACCTACTGGAGTTCAAATGAACATGCTGTCGATTCACTGAGAGCAGTGATAATGATTTCCTGGGGAGATGAGGATACTGATAGTAAAACGGATGAACACCGTGTCAGACCAATCAGAAGATATTAG
- a CDS encoding amidohydrolase family protein: MEKHTFVNKWIKLLFAGLLVISIPQLSVAQDGEAEADSTEEEKKNDLPLEPGREFSFNLNEGSWIALDVSPDGKTIVFDYLGDLYTIPMEGGEATQLTEGMQFDSQPRFSPDGKKIAFISDASGAEGVWIYDLETEEKEQLTKGKDDEYQSPEWMPDGKYVIASKDDPGNHKIWMYHIDGGSGVALTDEPGNLRMLEGAFGADDRYVWFSRRFGTWNYNASLPQYQIATYDRETGDITVQSNRYGSSFRPTLSSDGKWLVYGTRHDEYTGLVKRDLVTGDESWLAYPVQHDDQESRASRDVLPGMSFTPDNKYVVASYGGKIWKLPIDGGDAIEIPFSVNSTIELGPELDFDYPIEDTPQFEITQIRDAVPSPDGRKIAFTALNEIYTMVLPDGEPKKLVDLDETQAQPVWSPDGEWIAFVTWTPETGKVYKVRPNGRRLQQLNEEEGVFQDPVWNNDGSRIVLIKGQPQDFRNATRRTAFQGTSDLIWIDADGSENKFITYTNGRGNPHFVKGSDRIYLSSWGGLSSIRWDGTDEKEHLEVSRSGGGTASWIRMAPEGDQALAQVRNDLFVVTVPKVGGEAPEIRVGGSSSQFPSKQLTDIGGQFPAWSWDANRVHWSIGNAHVIYDFDDEQAYEDSVKAAKEMEEEKAEDEAGEADSEEESDEEEEEEKEEDKGYQPQEIEITVMADRDIPEGILVLRDARLITMNGDEIIENADLVIQDNRIIGVGKQGEVTIPEGAEIMEMNGKTIIPGFVDTHAHFRHPVNLHRGEFWSYLTNLAYGVITTRDPQTATTDVLTYQDLVHAGKLLGPRVYSTGPGVFSSEDISDLDHARDVLTRYSKYYDTKTIKMYGAGNREQRQWIIQAAKEQELMPTTEGSLDFKENLTQVIDGYPGHEHSFPVFPLYKDVIDLVAFSRTVYTPTLLVAYGGPWAENYFYAIERPHDEPKLQRFMPHQNLDERTRRRNAGWFMEEEHVFEELSVVVKDLVEAGGRAGVGSHGQLQGLGYHWELWAMQAGGISEHDILKVATIQGADGIGLDQDLGSIEEGKLADLVILNSNPLDNIRNTADISHIMKNGYMYEAETLDEVFPNQRELPTFWWQDNEPSNVPGVEKE, translated from the coding sequence ATGGAAAAGCATACGTTTGTAAATAAATGGATCAAATTACTGTTCGCCGGGTTGCTGGTAATTTCAATACCTCAGTTGTCAGTTGCTCAGGATGGTGAAGCCGAAGCAGATAGTACCGAAGAAGAGAAGAAAAATGATTTACCACTGGAACCCGGTCGTGAATTTTCTTTCAACCTGAATGAAGGTTCCTGGATTGCCCTTGACGTGAGCCCGGATGGCAAAACCATAGTATTTGACTACCTCGGTGATCTCTATACCATCCCGATGGAAGGTGGAGAAGCTACTCAATTAACCGAAGGCATGCAGTTCGACAGCCAGCCACGGTTCAGCCCGGATGGAAAAAAGATTGCGTTTATATCGGATGCTTCCGGTGCAGAAGGTGTGTGGATCTATGACTTAGAAACCGAGGAGAAAGAACAGCTGACAAAAGGAAAAGATGACGAGTATCAGTCTCCGGAGTGGATGCCTGATGGTAAATACGTAATTGCCTCGAAAGATGACCCCGGCAACCACAAGATTTGGATGTATCACATTGACGGAGGCTCCGGTGTGGCTTTGACTGATGAGCCCGGCAACCTGCGTATGTTGGAAGGCGCTTTTGGTGCTGATGACCGCTATGTGTGGTTCTCCCGACGATTCGGAACCTGGAATTACAATGCGAGTTTGCCCCAATATCAGATTGCTACTTATGATCGTGAAACAGGGGATATTACGGTACAGTCCAATCGCTATGGTTCTTCATTCCGCCCCACACTTTCAAGCGATGGCAAGTGGCTGGTGTATGGTACCCGCCATGATGAGTATACAGGATTGGTAAAAAGAGATCTGGTGACCGGAGACGAAAGCTGGCTGGCCTACCCGGTTCAGCATGATGATCAGGAATCACGGGCTTCCAGAGATGTGCTGCCAGGAATGTCGTTCACCCCGGATAACAAGTATGTGGTTGCCTCTTATGGAGGTAAAATCTGGAAGCTGCCCATTGATGGTGGAGATGCCATTGAGATTCCGTTTTCAGTAAACTCAACCATAGAGCTTGGCCCTGAGCTGGATTTCGACTATCCCATTGAAGATACGCCCCAGTTTGAAATCACACAGATTCGTGATGCTGTTCCTTCTCCGGATGGGCGGAAAATAGCCTTCACTGCATTGAATGAAATTTACACCATGGTGCTTCCCGATGGAGAGCCTAAGAAATTGGTGGACCTGGACGAAACTCAGGCTCAACCCGTTTGGTCACCCGATGGAGAATGGATTGCGTTTGTTACCTGGACGCCCGAAACAGGAAAGGTTTATAAAGTTCGGCCAAATGGACGCCGGCTGCAACAACTTAATGAAGAGGAAGGGGTATTCCAGGATCCTGTTTGGAATAATGATGGCAGCCGCATTGTGTTGATCAAAGGGCAGCCTCAGGACTTTCGTAATGCAACCCGAAGAACGGCTTTTCAGGGAACCAGCGATTTAATCTGGATTGATGCAGATGGAAGCGAAAACAAATTTATTACCTATACAAATGGTCGGGGAAATCCTCATTTCGTAAAAGGATCAGACCGGATTTATCTGTCGAGCTGGGGAGGTCTTTCCTCCATTCGCTGGGATGGAACCGATGAAAAAGAACATCTGGAAGTAAGCAGGAGTGGAGGAGGTACTGCTTCCTGGATCAGGATGGCTCCCGAAGGAGATCAGGCGCTGGCTCAGGTTCGCAACGACCTGTTTGTGGTGACTGTGCCAAAAGTTGGTGGGGAGGCCCCGGAAATACGTGTGGGCGGTTCATCCAGTCAATTCCCGAGTAAACAACTTACTGATATTGGAGGGCAGTTCCCTGCATGGAGCTGGGATGCCAATCGTGTACACTGGTCGATTGGGAATGCACACGTTATTTATGATTTTGATGATGAGCAGGCCTATGAAGACAGTGTAAAAGCTGCCAAAGAAATGGAAGAGGAGAAGGCAGAAGATGAAGCCGGGGAGGCTGACTCAGAAGAAGAATCTGACGAAGAAGAGGAAGAGGAGAAAGAAGAAGACAAAGGATACCAGCCTCAGGAAATAGAGATAACCGTAATGGCCGACCGTGATATCCCGGAAGGTATTCTGGTGCTTCGCGATGCAAGACTCATCACTATGAATGGGGACGAAATTATTGAGAACGCCGATTTGGTTATTCAGGATAACCGGATTATTGGGGTTGGAAAACAAGGAGAAGTTACTATCCCGGAGGGTGCTGAGATCATGGAAATGAATGGCAAGACCATTATCCCGGGATTTGTGGATACGCATGCCCATTTCCGGCATCCGGTGAACTTGCACCGTGGTGAGTTTTGGTCGTACCTGACGAATCTGGCCTATGGTGTTATCACCACGCGAGATCCGCAAACAGCTACTACCGATGTACTTACCTATCAGGATTTGGTACATGCAGGTAAGCTTTTAGGTCCAAGAGTTTACTCAACAGGTCCGGGTGTTTTTAGCAGTGAAGATATCAGTGATTTGGATCATGCCCGGGACGTGTTAACCCGATATAGTAAATATTATGACACCAAGACCATAAAGATGTATGGTGCCGGAAACCGTGAACAGCGACAGTGGATTATTCAGGCTGCGAAAGAGCAAGAGCTGATGCCAACCACGGAAGGTTCTCTCGATTTCAAGGAAAACCTGACGCAGGTAATAGATGGTTATCCGGGCCATGAGCATTCTTTTCCGGTGTTCCCCCTGTATAAAGATGTGATTGATCTTGTTGCGTTTTCCAGAACGGTTTACACGCCCACTTTGCTGGTTGCTTATGGCGGCCCGTGGGCAGAAAATTACTTTTATGCTATCGAACGACCACATGATGAGCCCAAGCTTCAGCGGTTTATGCCCCACCAAAACCTGGATGAGCGGACCCGGCGCCGAAATGCCGGCTGGTTTATGGAAGAAGAGCATGTGTTTGAAGAGCTCTCCGTTGTTGTAAAAGACCTGGTGGAAGCGGGTGGACGTGCCGGAGTTGGAAGTCACGGACAGCTACAGGGCCTTGGGTACCATTGGGAACTGTGGGCCATGCAGGCCGGTGGAATTTCCGAACATGACATTCTGAAAGTAGCCACCATTCAGGGAGCTGATGGCATTGGGCTGGATCAGGATTTAGGATCTATAGAGGAAGGAAAGCTGGCCGACCTTGTGATACTGAACAGCAATCCGCTGGATAACATCAGAAATACGGCTGATATCTCCCATATTATGAAAAACGGGTATATGTACGAAGCTGAAACGCTGGACGAAGTATTTCCGAATCAACGAGAGCTACCAACCTTCTGGTGGCAGGATAATGAACCAAGTAATGTTCCCGGTGTCGAAAAGGAATAA
- the pyrF gene encoding orotidine-5'-phosphate decarboxylase: MTFTEKLRASVQETGSTLCVGLDPNLDLLPQPVKQQFESREEQVSYFCKLVIDYTAEHAAAFKPNLAFFEALGKDGLSVFEEVISHIPENKIIIADAKRGDISSTADHYKKAYFDEFNVDAITINPLMGFETLEAFSKDETKGLYVLALTSNSGASDFLKQPYKNFESMSEYIADQLSKKSRFSDTHLGMVIGATQAEEASSVLKYHPEGALLIPGIGAQGGSISELEKALTHHTGIPLINSSRGIIYAGKDEGDWPEYVAEQAKSMKQKLSSITKKYV, from the coding sequence ATGACATTTACAGAAAAACTAAGAGCCTCAGTACAAGAAACCGGCTCTACCTTATGTGTAGGACTTGACCCCAACCTCGATCTTCTTCCTCAACCTGTTAAGCAGCAGTTTGAATCTCGTGAGGAGCAAGTCAGCTATTTCTGTAAACTCGTAATCGATTACACCGCTGAGCACGCCGCTGCTTTTAAACCCAATCTGGCTTTTTTTGAAGCTCTGGGTAAAGACGGATTGTCTGTATTTGAGGAAGTGATCAGTCACATCCCGGAAAATAAAATCATTATTGCCGATGCCAAGCGAGGAGATATCAGTTCAACAGCCGACCATTACAAAAAGGCGTACTTCGATGAGTTTAATGTGGATGCCATCACCATAAACCCGCTGATGGGTTTCGAAACACTGGAGGCCTTTTCCAAAGATGAAACCAAAGGCCTGTATGTACTGGCCTTGACCTCAAACTCCGGGGCTTCCGACTTCCTCAAACAGCCCTATAAAAATTTCGAGTCCATGTCGGAGTACATTGCAGATCAGCTCTCGAAAAAATCACGTTTTTCAGATACTCATTTAGGGATGGTTATTGGCGCAACGCAAGCGGAAGAGGCCTCTTCAGTGTTAAAGTATCATCCCGAAGGGGCTTTGCTTATTCCGGGCATCGGGGCTCAGGGCGGTTCTATTTCAGAACTTGAAAAGGCATTAACCCATCATACCGGAATTCCCCTTATTAACTCCAGCCGGGGCATTATTTACGCAGGAAAAGATGAAGGAGACTGGCCTGAATATGTTGCCGAACAAGCCAAATCGATGAAACAGAAATTAAGTTCAATCACGAAAAAATATGTCTAA
- the rnhA gene encoding ribonuclease HI: protein MSKKPEVIVYTDGACSGNPGPGGWGAVLIWNGKEKELSGGDPQTTNNRMEMQAVTEALNALNKPCTVIIHSDSALIINAFTQGWIDSWQKRGWRKADKKPVENKELWQDMLEAMKPHDVKWVKVKGHAGIELNERADQLAVAESKKF, encoded by the coding sequence ATGTCTAAGAAGCCGGAAGTTATTGTTTATACCGATGGAGCCTGTAGCGGCAATCCCGGTCCGGGAGGATGGGGAGCCGTCCTTATTTGGAATGGAAAAGAGAAAGAACTGTCGGGAGGAGATCCGCAAACCACCAATAACCGAATGGAGATGCAGGCCGTAACTGAGGCCTTAAATGCATTGAATAAACCCTGCACGGTCATAATCCACAGCGACAGCGCCCTTATTATTAACGCTTTTACCCAGGGATGGATTGACAGCTGGCAGAAACGCGGATGGCGCAAAGCCGACAAAAAACCGGTTGAAAACAAAGAGTTGTGGCAGGATATGCTGGAAGCTATGAAACCTCACGATGTAAAATGGGTGAAGGTAAAAGGCCATGCCGGCATTGAACTAAATGAACGAGCAGACCAACTCGCCGTAGCCGAATCGAAGAAATTCTAA
- a CDS encoding Hsp20/alpha crystallin family protein, translated as MGDFTEFGIEIERHLSKLGKDIQQFVEKVVPLANDDKDFAPDCDIVESEEEFKILLDLPGLSKKEIGISLKNNVLTVKGEREITAGDGEEFKRQERRRGAFARAFAVPQNVNAAEVSASFRNGVLTIAMPKSEALKDSQSIPVK; from the coding sequence ATGGGAGATTTTACAGAATTTGGTATCGAAATAGAGAGACATCTCTCAAAGCTGGGTAAGGATATTCAGCAATTTGTAGAGAAAGTTGTGCCGCTGGCCAACGACGACAAAGATTTTGCTCCTGACTGTGATATCGTAGAGAGTGAAGAAGAATTTAAAATTCTGTTGGATCTTCCGGGACTATCCAAAAAAGAGATTGGAATTTCCCTTAAGAACAATGTGCTGACGGTTAAAGGCGAGCGTGAAATCACTGCCGGAGATGGCGAAGAATTTAAGCGACAGGAACGACGTCGCGGGGCTTTTGCCCGGGCATTTGCGGTACCGCAAAATGTGAATGCGGCCGAAGTGTCAGCCAGCTTCAGAAACGGTGTTTTGACCATCGCTATGCCTAAATCGGAGGCGTTAAAGGACTCACAATCCATACCGGTTAAGTAG
- the dnaK gene encoding molecular chaperone DnaK, whose amino-acid sequence MGKIIGIDLGTTNSCVAVMEGNEPVVIQNSEGGRTTPSVVAFTKDGERLVGAPAKRQAITNPDKTVASVKRFMGRMFDEVKDETKQVNYKIVKGDDNTARVEIEDRKYAPQEISAMVLQKMKQTAEEYLGEKVTEAVITVPAYFNDAQRKATQEAGKIAGLEVKRIINEPTAASLAYGLDKKDDDQTIVVYDLGGGTFDVSILELGDGVFEVKSTNGDTHLGGDDFDQRIIDFLADEFKKDEGIDLRKDPMAMQRLKDAAEKAKIELSSSQKTNINLPFVTATDSGPKHLNIDLSRAKFEQLADDLIKRSIDPCKKALDDAGFTKNDIDQVILVGGSTRIPKIQEAVKEFFGKDPSKGVNPDEVVAVGAAIQGGVMSGDVEDVVLLDVTPLTLGIETMGGVMTPLIEANSTIPTSKSQTFSTAADNQSSVEIHVLQGERAKAQDNRTLGRFHLDGIPPAPRGVPQIEVSFDMDANGVLNIKAQDKGTGKEQSIRIESSSGLSDEEIEKMKKAAEEHAEEDKKIKERVEKLNEADSLVFSTRKQLDEYGDKISDDNKKAIKDALETLEKAHKEENMDEIDSAIEAVNQAWSGASEEIYKATQEEAAAGGAAGAGAAGGQTPGADGASASEESDEGDDAVDADYEVVDDEDKK is encoded by the coding sequence ATGGGAAAAATCATAGGAATTGACTTAGGAACTACCAATTCGTGCGTAGCCGTAATGGAAGGCAACGAGCCGGTGGTGATTCAGAACAGTGAGGGTGGGCGAACTACTCCTTCTGTTGTTGCTTTCACCAAAGACGGTGAACGACTGGTTGGAGCGCCTGCAAAACGTCAGGCCATTACTAATCCGGATAAAACTGTTGCTTCCGTAAAACGCTTTATGGGGCGCATGTTTGACGAGGTTAAGGATGAGACCAAGCAGGTTAACTACAAAATTGTAAAAGGCGATGACAACACGGCACGTGTTGAAATTGAAGATCGCAAATACGCGCCTCAGGAAATCTCGGCAATGGTGCTTCAAAAAATGAAGCAAACTGCGGAAGAATATCTGGGCGAGAAAGTAACGGAAGCTGTAATTACAGTTCCTGCTTACTTTAACGATGCCCAGCGTAAGGCAACACAGGAAGCCGGGAAAATTGCCGGACTCGAAGTAAAGCGTATTATTAACGAGCCAACAGCCGCTTCTCTGGCTTATGGACTGGACAAGAAAGATGATGATCAAACCATCGTAGTGTATGACCTCGGTGGCGGTACTTTTGATGTGTCCATCCTGGAATTAGGTGACGGTGTGTTTGAAGTGAAATCTACTAACGGTGATACACATCTTGGTGGTGACGACTTTGACCAACGCATCATCGACTTCCTGGCCGATGAGTTTAAGAAAGATGAAGGTATTGACCTTCGCAAAGATCCAATGGCCATGCAGCGACTGAAAGATGCTGCTGAGAAAGCCAAGATCGAACTTTCAAGCTCTCAAAAAACGAACATCAACCTGCCATTTGTGACGGCAACTGATTCAGGACCTAAGCACCTGAACATTGATCTGAGCCGTGCCAAGTTTGAGCAGCTGGCTGATGACCTGATCAAACGGTCTATCGATCCTTGTAAGAAAGCACTGGATGATGCCGGGTTTACCAAGAATGATATCGACCAGGTAATTCTGGTGGGTGGTTCAACCCGAATTCCGAAAATTCAGGAAGCGGTTAAAGAATTCTTTGGTAAAGACCCAAGTAAAGGTGTAAATCCTGATGAAGTAGTCGCAGTTGGTGCGGCTATTCAGGGTGGTGTAATGTCGGGTGATGTAGAAGACGTTGTTCTTCTGGATGTAACTCCGCTTACCCTCGGAATTGAGACCATGGGCGGTGTAATGACACCTCTTATCGAAGCCAACAGCACCATTCCAACCAGCAAGTCACAGACATTTTCAACAGCTGCCGATAATCAGAGCAGTGTAGAGATTCATGTATTGCAGGGTGAACGTGCTAAAGCGCAGGACAACCGAACACTCGGTCGTTTCCACTTAGATGGAATTCCACCGGCACCACGCGGAGTCCCTCAAATCGAGGTTTCCTTTGATATGGATGCCAACGGTGTACTGAACATTAAGGCACAGGATAAAGGAACCGGTAAAGAGCAAAGTATTCGTATCGAATCTTCTTCAGGATTGTCTGATGAGGAAATCGAAAAAATGAAGAAAGCTGCTGAAGAACACGCAGAAGAAGACAAGAAGATTAAAGAGCGTGTTGAGAAGCTTAATGAGGCCGACAGCCTTGTATTCTCTACCCGCAAGCAGCTTGACGAGTACGGCGACAAGATCTCCGATGACAATAAGAAAGCCATTAAAGATGCTCTTGAAACCCTCGAAAAAGCACATAAAGAAGAAAACATGGACGAGATTGATTCAGCGATCGAAGCTGTAAATCAGGCTTGGTCCGGTGCTTCTGAAGAAATCTATAAAGCTACTCAGGAAGAAGCTGCTGCAGGTGGCGCAGCCGGAGCCGGAGCTGCCGGAGGTCAAACTCCCGGCGCTGATGGTGCATCCGCTTCCGAAGAATCTGATGAAGGCGATGACGCCGTAGATGCAGATTACGAAGTAGTTGACGATGAAGACAAGAAGTAA
- the aroA gene encoding 3-phosphoshikimate 1-carboxyvinyltransferase: MIKKITSASSLKGELTLPPDKSISQRAAIFSLLYDGVSEVKNYSQAQDPQSTLSCVQQLGAEVKEENGTLIIKGTGRKNIKTPVKDLDCGNSGTAMRLLSGVLVGANISAKLVGDESLCGRTMTRIIKPLEKMGAHILARNGAYAPLFINRNEPLKPLQFELPIPSAQLKSCVLLAGLFGEELTQVIEILPSRDHSERLLNLDQKVVQDRKIISASLADEIPNQSYTIPGDFSAAAFWLVAGAIQNDAEIKIGNVGLNPTRNALLDILDEMGADITIENERMEGAEPAGDIIVKGSDLKAIEIDPKMIPNCIDELPILSVAMLFAEGTSTISGAEELRHKETDRIMAMANMLNAVGANFEEKEDGLIIHGDPDFSFSSANFESYHDHRIAMAAAVLSLKGSQESFIKDAESAAVSYPGFWNDLEDLSTS; this comes from the coding sequence ATGATTAAAAAGATTACTTCGGCTTCATCTTTAAAAGGTGAACTCACATTACCTCCTGACAAATCAATCTCTCAACGCGCTGCCATTTTTTCGTTATTGTATGATGGTGTTTCGGAGGTAAAAAATTATTCCCAAGCCCAGGATCCGCAAAGCACATTAAGCTGCGTCCAGCAGCTTGGTGCTGAAGTGAAAGAGGAAAACGGCACCCTCATTATAAAAGGAACCGGAAGAAAGAACATCAAAACACCGGTTAAAGATCTTGATTGCGGTAATTCCGGTACTGCCATGCGTTTGCTTTCGGGAGTATTGGTTGGGGCCAATATTTCAGCGAAGCTGGTAGGGGATGAATCCCTTTGCGGGCGTACGATGACACGAATTATCAAACCGCTGGAGAAAATGGGGGCACATATACTGGCGCGGAACGGTGCTTATGCTCCGCTTTTCATTAACAGGAATGAACCGCTGAAGCCCCTGCAGTTTGAACTTCCGATTCCAAGCGCGCAGTTGAAGTCATGCGTGTTATTAGCTGGTTTATTTGGAGAAGAGTTAACGCAGGTTATTGAAATTTTGCCAAGCCGTGATCATTCCGAGCGCTTGCTGAATTTGGACCAGAAGGTGGTTCAGGATCGCAAAATCATTTCGGCAAGTTTGGCGGATGAAATTCCCAATCAAAGCTACACTATTCCGGGAGATTTTTCTGCCGCAGCTTTCTGGCTGGTTGCCGGCGCTATTCAAAACGATGCGGAAATTAAGATCGGGAACGTGGGACTGAACCCTACCCGAAATGCCCTGCTGGATATTTTGGATGAGATGGGTGCAGACATCACCATAGAAAATGAGCGTATGGAAGGTGCCGAACCGGCCGGGGATATTATCGTAAAAGGTTCCGATTTGAAAGCTATTGAGATCGACCCGAAGATGATCCCCAACTGTATCGATGAACTACCCATTCTTTCGGTGGCTATGCTTTTTGCAGAAGGTACTTCCACTATATCGGGCGCGGAAGAACTTCGCCACAAAGAAACCGACCGTATCATGGCAATGGCAAACATGCTGAATGCCGTGGGGGCCAACTTCGAGGAAAAAGAAGATGGTTTAATTATTCATGGAGACCCGGATTTTTCATTTTCCTCCGCGAATTTTGAATCCTATCATGACCATCGTATTGCCATGGCTGCTGCTGTTCTATCACTTAAAGGAAGTCAAGAGAGCTTCATCAAAGATGCCGAAAGTGCGGCCGTTTCCTATCCCGGCTTCTGGAATGATCTTGAAGACCTATCAACTTCTTAA